One Pygocentrus nattereri isolate fPygNat1 chromosome 12, fPygNat1.pri, whole genome shotgun sequence DNA window includes the following coding sequences:
- the tubgcp3 gene encoding gamma-tubulin complex component 3 — MAALDQKSPNVLLQSLCCRITGKSEADVAHQFQYAVRVIGSNYAPTIERDEFLVSEKIKKELLKQRREADAALFSELHRKLQTQGVLKHRWSILYLLLSLCEDPRKPSSRVGSYGAVFAQALPCDAHSTPFYYARPQSLSLSYPERSVLAAHNASSMGTSGISSLGVYPVNGPGPSPQSLLTGSGAQPVTDPARGSRLAWALPISGSPSGAAPPTSRPPVGPASGPPARPLHRQRRDGDGSAEISEAALVRDILYVFQGIDGKFIKMCAPENCYKIDSKVPLCKSLRDTSSRLAELGWLHNKVRKYTDSRSLDRAFGLVGQSFCASLHQELKEYYRLLSVLHAQLQVEDDQGVNVGVDSNLTLRRLLVWTYDPKIRLKTLAALVDYCQGRKGGELASAVHAYGKTGDPHMRALVQHILSLVSHPILNFLYRWIYDGELEDTYHEFFVASDPTVKTDRLWHDKYSLRKSMIPSFITMDQARKVLLIGKSINFLHQVCHDRTPPGKILPASKSTDSPKDAAELFTDLEGAFQSKIDAAYFETSKYLLDVLNKNYQLLDHLQAMRRYLLLGQGDFIRHLMDLLKPELARAATTLYQHNLTGILETAVRATNAQFDSPEILKRLDVRLLEVSPGDTGWDVFSLDYHVDGPIATVFTRECMSHYLRVFNFLWRAKRMEYILTDIWKSQMCNAKLLKSMPELSGVLHQCHVLASEMVHFIHQMQYYITFEVLECSWDELWNKVQQAQDLDHIIAAHDVFLDTIISRCLLDSNSRSLLNQLRAVFDQIIEFQNAQDTLYRSALEELQLRVQYEDNKRQREQEGEWGVTAEQEAAENKRVQEFKDTIPKMCSQLRLLTHFYQGIVQEFLRLLMTSSDESLQFLSFRLDFNEHYKARDPRLRPSLGATRGRRSSNI, encoded by the exons ATGGCAGCCCTGGATCAGAAATCGCCCAATGTGCTTCTGCAGAGCCTGTGCTGCAGGATCACCGGCAAGAGCGAAG CTGATGTGGCACACCAGTTTCAGTATGCTGTGCGGGTCATTGGGAGCAATTACGCCCCCACCATCGAACGGGACGAGTTCCTGGTCTCTGAAAAGATCAAAAAAGAGT TGTTAAAGCAGAGGAGAGAGGCAGATGCAGCTCTCTTTTCAGAGCTCCACCGAAAGCTCCAGACCCAG GGGGTGCTGAAACACAGGTGGTCAATCTTATATCTACTGCTCAGCCTTTGTGAGGACCCCAGGAAACCGTCCAGCCGG GTGGGTAGCTATGGCGCTGTCTTTGCCCAGGCTTTGCCATGTGATGCTCACTCCACGCCATTCTACTATGCTCGGCCACAGAGCCTGTCTCTTAGCTACCCCGAGCGCTCGGTGCTGGCCGCCCACAACGCCTCTAGCATGGGCACCAGCGGCATCAGCAGCTTGGGGGTATATCCTGTCAATGGACCAGGCCCGAGCCCTCAGTCCCTTCTTACTGG CTCTGGTGCTCAGCCTGTAACTGATCCTGCAAGAGGCTCTCGTCTGGCCTGGGCTCTCCCAATCTCTGGCTCTCCGTCGGGAGCAGCTCCTCCTACCTCACGGCCACCTGTAGGCCCTGCTTCCGGCCCACCAGCCAGACCCCTTCATAGGCAGAGACGGGACGGTGATGGCAGTG cTGAAATCAGTGAGGCTGCTCTAGTGCGAGACATCCTATACGTCTTCCAGGGGATTGACGGCAAATTCATTAAGATGTGCGCTCCAGAGAACTGCTACAAAATCGACTCGAAG GTGCCGTTGTGCAAGTCTTTGCGAGACACCAGTAGCCGACTGGCGGAGCTTGGATGGCTTCATAATAAAGTCAGGAAGTACACAGACTCTCGTAGTCTGGACCGAGCCTTCGGATTGGTCGGACAG AGTTTCTGTGCATCTCTGCACCAGGAGCTGAAGGAGTATTACAGGCTGCTCTCAGTACTGCATGCACAG CTACAGGTAGAAGATGACCAAGGGGTGAATGTGGGAGTGGACAGCAATCTCACCCTAAGAAGGCTGCTCGTGTGGACATACGACCCTAAAATTCGGCTCAAGACCCTTGCTGCTCTGGTGGACTACTGCCAAG GGCGTAAGGGTGGGGAGTTAGCTTCGGCAGTTCATGCGTATGGTAAGACCGGTGACCCCCACATGAGGGCGCTGGTTCAGCATATCCTGAGCCTGGTGTCGCACCCCATCCTCAACTTCCTGTACCGCTGGATCTATGATGGAGAACTGGAGGACACGTACCATGAG TTCTTCGTAGCGTCTGATCCGACAGTAAAGACGGACAGGTTGTGGCACGACAAATACTCTCTGAGGAAGTCTATGATTCCTTCCTTCATCACCATGGACCAGGCCAGAAAG GTCCTCCTCATCGGCAAATCCATCAACTTCCTGCATCAGGTGTGCCATGACAGGACGCCACCTGGTAAAATCTTGCCTGCATCCAAATCCACTGATTCACCCAAGGACG CTGCAGAGCTCTTCACTGATCTGGAGGGGGCGTTTCAGAGTAAGATTGACGCAGCGTATTTTGAGACCAGTAAGTATCTGCTGGACGTCCTGAATAAAAACTACCAGCTGCTAGACCACCTCCAGGCCATGAGAAGATACCTGCTGCTGGGTCAAGGAGACTTCATACGACATCTGATGGATCTGCTGAA GCCAGAGCTGGCCCGTGCGGCCACCACCCTCTACCAGCACAATCTGACTGGTATCTTGGAGACAGCTGTGAGGGCAACGAATGCCCAGTTTGACAGCCCAGAGATACTCAAGAGACTGGATGTGCGCCTCCTGGAG GTGTCTCCAGGTGACACAGGTTGGGACGTATTCAGCCTGGACTATCATGTGGATGGACCAATTGCCACG GTGTTCACCCGTGAATGTATGAGCCACTACTTGCGGGTGTTTAACTTCCTGTGGCGAGCTAAGCGGATGGAGTACATCTTGACAGACATCTGGAAGAGTCAAATGTGCAATGCCAAACTGCTGAAGAGCATGCCAG AGCTTTCTGGAGTGCTGCATCAGTGTCACGTCTTGGCCTCAGAAATGGTCCACTTTATCCACCAGATGCAGTACTACATCACATTTGAG GTGTTGGAGTGCTCGTGGGATGAGttgtggaataaggtgcagcaGGCTCAGGACCTGGACCACATCATAGCAGCCCACGATGTCTTCCTAGACACAATCATCTCCCGCTGCCTACTGGACTCCAACAGCAGG TCTCTGTTGAACCAGCTGCGGGCCGTGTTTGACCAGATCATTGAGTTCCAGAATGCTCAGGACACCCTGTACCGTTCAGCGCTGGAGGAGCTGCAGCTCCGTGTACAGTATGAGGAcaacaagagacagagagagcaagag ggtGAGTGGGGTG